The Mycolicibacterium hassiacum DSM 44199 genome includes a window with the following:
- a CDS encoding enoyl-CoA hydratase/isomerase family protein: MGAEAGTTGDVVAWTMVRDRIMLVTMQRPPANALGEVLLDGLQQAMDAAERRGDVKVMVLSSALDGFFAAGADIKHLARIDGETFTAYGDNMRAVNDRMAAAPWISIAAVNGMALGGGLELAMACTLRVAGPKARFGLPEVKIGLIPGAGGTQRLPRLVGRGRALDIMLTGRQVPAGEAHAIGLVDRLTDGDAVDAALSLADELATASLPAQLAVVRTVDKAADVALADGMRYEVEEEQALFEHGEAAEGIAAFIEKRTPAFR, translated from the coding sequence ATGGGAGCCGAGGCGGGAACGACCGGGGACGTGGTGGCCTGGACGATGGTTCGCGACCGCATCATGCTGGTGACGATGCAGCGTCCTCCGGCGAACGCGCTCGGCGAGGTGCTGCTCGACGGTCTGCAGCAGGCCATGGACGCCGCGGAGCGACGCGGTGATGTGAAGGTGATGGTGTTGTCCTCGGCGCTCGACGGGTTCTTCGCCGCCGGTGCGGACATCAAGCACCTCGCCCGGATCGATGGCGAGACGTTCACCGCATACGGCGACAACATGCGGGCCGTCAACGACCGGATGGCGGCGGCGCCGTGGATCTCCATCGCCGCGGTGAACGGAATGGCCCTCGGCGGTGGGCTCGAACTCGCGATGGCCTGCACGCTGCGGGTGGCCGGGCCGAAGGCGCGGTTCGGGCTGCCCGAGGTGAAGATCGGGCTCATTCCCGGTGCCGGTGGGACCCAGCGCCTGCCACGGCTCGTCGGCCGCGGTCGTGCGCTGGACATCATGCTGACCGGACGGCAGGTCCCCGCCGGCGAGGCACACGCCATCGGATTGGTCGACCGGCTGACCGACGGCGATGCGGTCGATGCCGCCCTATCGCTGGCCGACGAACTGGCGACGGCGTCCCTGCCCGCGCAACTGGCCGTGGTCCGCACCGTCGACAAGGCCGCCGACGTGGCGCTGGCGGACGGGATGCGCTACGAGGTCGAGGAGGAGCAGGCGCTCTTCGAGCACGGCGAGGCCGCCGAGGGGATCGCGGCGTTCATCGAGAAGCGTACCCCTGCCTTCCGCTGA
- a CDS encoding phosphotransferase family protein: protein MGWEWGGPAHAALQRFLNDRGILHGPITTRPIGDGHSNLTFLVTDGTDRVVVRRPPPPPLPPGANDMLREVRLLTALSPTAVPVPQVLAVAQAGEVIDVPCYVMTFVAGPVVTTGTPAPLDTPEQRRSIATALVDTLADLHQVDWRAVGLTDLGRPDGFNARHLSRMRRLLGPDDTPLPDGFAEVHSWLRDNVPAESGAALIHGDFRIGNVVLAPDPPGRVAAVLDWELATVGDPLQDLGYFLATYPQPGARLNPVARLGAALLEPGYPARSELAARYADRTGADLRGLAWYTTFALWKLAVLYEYSRRRAEAGIGDPYYADSALVADFLADAWRTCGLESART, encoded by the coding sequence ATGGGCTGGGAGTGGGGCGGCCCCGCCCATGCGGCGTTGCAACGGTTCCTCAACGATCGGGGCATCCTGCACGGACCGATCACCACCAGGCCGATCGGTGACGGTCACTCCAACCTCACCTTCCTGGTGACGGATGGAACCGACCGTGTCGTCGTCCGGCGCCCGCCACCGCCCCCGCTCCCGCCCGGGGCCAATGACATGCTGCGCGAGGTCAGGTTGCTCACCGCGTTGTCCCCCACGGCGGTTCCGGTACCGCAGGTGCTCGCCGTCGCGCAGGCCGGTGAGGTCATCGACGTTCCCTGCTATGTCATGACATTCGTCGCCGGGCCGGTGGTCACCACCGGCACGCCCGCGCCGCTGGACACGCCCGAACAGCGCCGCTCGATCGCCACCGCCCTGGTCGACACCCTGGCAGATCTGCACCAGGTGGACTGGCGGGCGGTCGGCTTGACCGACCTGGGCCGGCCGGACGGCTTCAATGCCCGCCACCTGAGCCGGATGCGACGGCTGCTCGGCCCGGACGACACACCATTGCCGGACGGTTTCGCCGAGGTCCACTCCTGGCTGCGCGACAACGTTCCGGCCGAGTCCGGCGCCGCCCTGATCCACGGCGACTTCCGCATCGGCAACGTCGTGCTCGCCCCCGATCCGCCGGGGCGGGTGGCCGCGGTGCTGGACTGGGAGCTGGCCACCGTCGGTGACCCCCTGCAGGACCTCGGGTACTTCCTGGCGACCTACCCGCAGCCGGGAGCGCGCCTCAATCCGGTGGCCAGACTCGGCGCCGCACTGCTGGAACCGGGATATCCGGCCCGGTCGGAGCTCGCGGCGCGCTACGCCGACCGCACCGGTGCGGACCTGCGCGGGCTGGCCTGGTATACCACCTTCGCGCTGTGGAAGCTTGCGGTGCTCTACGAGTACAGTCGGCGGCGCGCGGAGGCGGGGATCGGGGATCCCTACTATGCCGATTCCGCACTCGTCGCGGACTTCCTCGCGGATGCGTGGCGCACTTGCGGCCTGGAGTCCGCCAGGACATAG
- a CDS encoding IS110 family RNA-guided transposase — protein MCVLSAVGKILAQFMIDHTADGIATLIRKLSKFGDPADVHIGIERPNGRLVDLLLEAGHPVIPVSPNAIKTWRDGEVISGAKSDAGDALVIAEYLRLRHHRLRPAAPYSSSTKALRTVVRTRDDVVAMRVAATNQLSALLDDHWPGAKAIFADVESPISLAFLRRYPTAASAARLGEKRLAAFLVKHSYSGRRPVKELLTRLRSAPAGTTDPVLTIAVRDVVLALVSVIEALNSAGKALDRSVIARLGEHPDAEVFTSLPRSGQINAAQVLAEWGDSRAAYDGPDAVAALAGVTPVTKSSGKQHAVHFRWACNKRFRRALTTFADNSRHQSTWAADIYNRARARGHDHPHAVRILARAWIRVIYRCWHDQSPYDPARHGAVQKLHTAA, from the coding sequence GTGTGCGTGCTGTCCGCAGTGGGAAAGATACTGGCGCAGTTCATGATTGACCATACTGCCGATGGCATCGCCACACTGATTCGCAAACTGTCCAAGTTCGGCGATCCCGCCGATGTGCACATCGGGATCGAACGACCCAATGGGCGGCTGGTCGACCTGCTGCTCGAAGCCGGCCACCCGGTCATCCCGGTATCCCCGAACGCCATCAAAACGTGGCGGGACGGCGAAGTCATCTCCGGCGCCAAGTCTGATGCCGGTGACGCCCTGGTGATCGCCGAATACCTGCGCTTGCGCCACCATCGACTGCGCCCCGCAGCCCCGTACAGTTCGTCGACCAAGGCGCTGCGCACGGTGGTCCGCACCCGCGACGACGTTGTCGCCATGCGGGTGGCGGCCACCAACCAACTCAGCGCCCTGCTCGATGATCACTGGCCTGGCGCCAAAGCGATCTTCGCCGACGTCGAATCTCCAATCAGCCTGGCGTTCCTGCGTCGCTATCCCACCGCGGCCAGCGCCGCTCGACTCGGAGAGAAACGCTTGGCTGCGTTCCTTGTCAAGCATTCCTATTCCGGTCGACGACCAGTCAAAGAACTGTTGACCCGGCTGCGCAGCGCACCCGCAGGCACCACCGATCCCGTCCTGACTATCGCCGTCCGCGACGTCGTGCTGGCCCTCGTCAGCGTCATCGAGGCGCTCAACAGCGCAGGCAAGGCCCTCGACCGATCCGTCATCGCCCGCCTCGGGGAGCACCCGGACGCCGAGGTCTTCACGTCGCTGCCAAGGTCGGGTCAGATCAACGCCGCCCAGGTGCTCGCCGAGTGGGGCGACTCCCGTGCAGCCTACGACGGTCCCGACGCCGTGGCCGCCCTGGCCGGGGTCACTCCCGTCACCAAATCTTCCGGCAAACAACACGCCGTGCACTTCCGCTGGGCATGCAACAAACGCTTCCGCCGAGCACTGACCACCTTCGCTGACAACAGCCGACACCAAAGCACTTGGGCAGCCGACATCTACAACCGAGCCCGCGCGCGCGGACACGACCACCCCCACGCCGTGCGAATCCTCGCCCGCGCCTGGATTCGCGTCATCTACCGCTGCTGGCACGACCAAAGCCCCTACGACCCCGCCCGGCACGGTGCCGTACAAAAACTGCACACCGCAGCATGA
- a CDS encoding enoyl-CoA hydratase-related protein gives MSEFTDITYEVDNGLAWITINRPERYNAFRAKTVDELVMAFKRAWSSKDVGVVALTGAGDKAFCAGGDQKQRMETGDYGPSASGLFEIDSLHRVIRDIPKPVIAAVNGLAIGGGHVLHVLCDLTIAADTAQFGQNGPRVGSFDAGLGSGYLARVVGEKRAREIWFMLRRLSAQEAMEWGLVNKVVPAAELRNEVRAWADQMLAFSPTALKVLKQSMNTDTEHFLGIGSMAYSTLQIFGDTPEAQEGINAFNEKRQPDFSPYRGK, from the coding sequence ATGAGCGAATTCACCGATATCACATACGAAGTCGACAACGGACTGGCCTGGATCACCATCAACCGGCCGGAGCGGTACAACGCGTTCCGCGCAAAGACCGTCGACGAACTCGTGATGGCCTTCAAGCGGGCCTGGAGCAGCAAGGACGTCGGCGTAGTCGCCCTCACCGGTGCCGGGGACAAGGCGTTCTGCGCCGGCGGTGACCAGAAGCAGCGGATGGAGACCGGCGACTACGGTCCTTCGGCCAGCGGCCTTTTCGAGATCGACTCATTGCACCGCGTCATCCGCGACATTCCCAAACCGGTGATCGCCGCGGTGAACGGGCTGGCTATCGGCGGCGGCCATGTCCTGCATGTGCTGTGTGACCTGACCATCGCCGCCGACACCGCCCAGTTCGGCCAGAACGGCCCGCGGGTCGGCTCCTTCGACGCCGGGCTGGGCTCCGGCTACCTCGCCCGGGTCGTCGGGGAGAAGCGGGCCCGCGAGATCTGGTTCATGCTGCGCCGGCTCTCGGCACAGGAGGCCATGGAGTGGGGCCTGGTGAACAAGGTGGTCCCCGCCGCCGAACTCAGAAACGAGGTCCGGGCTTGGGCAGACCAGATGCTCGCCTTCTCACCCACGGCACTGAAAGTGCTCAAGCAGTCGATGAACACCGACACCGAGCACTTCCTGGGCATCGGCTCGATGGCGTACTCGACCCTGCAGATCTTCGGCGACACCCCCGAGGCGCAGGAGGGTATCAACGCCTTCAACGAGAAGCGCCAGCCCGACTTCAGCCCGTACCGCGGCAAGTAA
- a CDS encoding metal-dependent hydrolase, translating to MATIEPAVAKLEADYNHFFENTGLKFCLAYCAGLETIGPMVASFFFNRAPDLMRNWHEPTTYLWLWHMAEEYEHRVVTNYTLRELCESYWYRVYGMWYEAIHLEELSRPVDRGVSGDLRSGLLIAV from the coding sequence GTGGCGACCATCGAGCCGGCCGTGGCCAAGCTGGAGGCCGATTACAACCACTTCTTCGAGAACACGGGCCTGAAGTTCTGCCTGGCCTACTGTGCGGGTTTGGAAACGATCGGCCCCATGGTGGCGTCGTTCTTCTTCAACCGGGCCCCCGACCTGATGCGCAACTGGCATGAGCCGACGACGTACCTGTGGTTGTGGCACATGGCCGAGGAGTACGAGCACCGGGTGGTCACCAACTACACGCTCCGCGAGCTGTGCGAGAGTTACTGGTACCGCGTGTACGGCATGTGGTACGAGGCAATCCACCTGGAGGAATTGTCAAGACCTGTGGATCGGGGTGTTTCAGGCGACCTCCGTTCCGGCTTGCTGATCGCCGTCTGA
- a CDS encoding enoyl-CoA hydratase/isomerase family protein encodes MRQPDGMLTLTVQETKPGIVCVTLNRPDRFNAMTDTMFVELERLAWALDADSGVRVVILTGAGKAFCAGYDLADADELPGLGALGMLDKQERAARALLAVHRLRVPVIAAVNGPAAGGGLALALAADIRLAGPAATFNAAFVRIGLSAGDLGTSWLLTRLIGPARAAEICFTGRMVDAPEAAEIGLVNAVAEDVVGGAVALADDIAGRSPGAVRLSKRALQANLEIGSYAAALELENRGQALLTRTRDMAEALEAFRQKRTAVFRNE; translated from the coding sequence ATGCGACAACCCGACGGCATGCTGACCTTGACAGTGCAGGAGACGAAGCCGGGCATCGTGTGCGTCACGTTGAACCGGCCGGACCGGTTCAACGCGATGACCGACACGATGTTCGTCGAACTGGAACGGCTGGCCTGGGCGCTCGACGCCGACTCCGGCGTGCGGGTGGTGATCCTCACCGGTGCGGGAAAGGCCTTCTGTGCCGGCTACGACCTCGCCGACGCCGACGAGTTGCCCGGCCTCGGGGCCCTGGGCATGCTCGACAAGCAGGAGCGGGCGGCCCGGGCGCTGCTGGCCGTCCACCGGTTGCGCGTGCCGGTGATCGCAGCGGTCAACGGCCCGGCGGCGGGAGGTGGGCTGGCGCTGGCGCTGGCCGCCGACATCCGGCTGGCCGGCCCGGCGGCGACGTTCAACGCGGCCTTCGTCCGGATCGGGCTCTCGGCCGGCGATCTGGGCACCTCCTGGCTGCTCACCCGGCTGATCGGCCCGGCCCGGGCGGCCGAGATCTGTTTCACCGGGCGGATGGTCGACGCGCCGGAGGCCGCCGAGATCGGACTGGTAAACGCCGTTGCCGAGGACGTCGTCGGCGGTGCCGTCGCGCTGGCGGACGACATCGCCGGCCGCTCGCCCGGGGCGGTGCGGCTGTCCAAACGCGCCCTGCAGGCCAACCTCGAGATCGGTTCCTACGCGGCGGCGCTGGAGCTGGAGAACCGCGGCCAGGCGCTGCTGACCCGGACCCGGGACATGGCCGAAGCTCTCGAGGCGTTCCGACAGAAGCGAACCGCGGTATTCCGCAACGAATGA
- a CDS encoding SDR family oxidoreductase → MSVPAGPFSPTLLTAKRILVTGGGTGLGRGVARHLVAHGATVHLWGRRPAVLQEAAAEIGATRPDAVHIDTVDVRDHDRVDAAMERIWTEHGPLTGLINNAAANFIAPTHELSPRGYRAITSTVMDGSFHTTHAAGRRWIADGLPGCVLSTLTTWIWTGSAFVVPSSMAKAAVHAMTMSLAVEWARYGIRLNAVAPGPIPTEYAWQMLNPTDQSSVGATQPDQIPAGRTGTIEELANLVIFLMSDACDYLTGQTIAMDGGQMLAGPNTFAGLTRLTDSDWQQIRQTAKAATERSKAQRGDHRVTPG, encoded by the coding sequence ATGTCCGTCCCGGCCGGCCCGTTCTCTCCTACCTTGCTCACCGCCAAGCGAATCCTGGTCACCGGCGGCGGCACCGGCCTCGGTCGCGGGGTCGCGCGCCATCTCGTGGCCCACGGCGCCACCGTGCATCTATGGGGCCGCCGACCGGCGGTCCTGCAGGAGGCCGCCGCCGAAATCGGGGCGACCCGTCCAGATGCGGTCCACATCGACACCGTCGACGTCCGGGATCACGACCGCGTCGACGCCGCGATGGAGCGGATCTGGACCGAACACGGCCCGTTGACCGGGCTGATCAACAATGCCGCCGCGAATTTCATCGCACCGACCCACGAGCTGAGCCCACGCGGGTACCGGGCGATCACCAGCACCGTCATGGACGGTTCGTTCCACACCACCCACGCCGCGGGACGCCGCTGGATCGCCGACGGCCTGCCGGGCTGCGTGCTGTCGACGCTGACCACCTGGATCTGGACCGGTTCGGCGTTCGTTGTCCCCTCCTCGATGGCCAAGGCCGCCGTGCACGCCATGACGATGTCGCTGGCCGTCGAGTGGGCCCGGTACGGGATCAGGCTCAATGCGGTTGCGCCCGGACCCATTCCGACCGAATACGCCTGGCAGATGCTCAACCCGACCGACCAGAGCTCGGTGGGCGCGACCCAGCCCGACCAGATCCCCGCCGGGCGGACCGGGACCATCGAGGAGCTCGCCAACCTGGTGATCTTCCTGATGTCGGACGCCTGCGACTATCTCACCGGCCAGACTATCGCCATGGACGGCGGGCAGATGCTGGCCGGCCCCAACACGTTCGCCGGCCTGACCCGGCTGACCGACAGCGACTGGCAGCAGATCAGACAGACGGCGAAGGCGGCCACCGAGCGGAGCAAGGCGCAGCGCGGTGACCACCGGGTTACTCCCGGATGA
- a CDS encoding enoyl-CoA hydratase/isomerase family protein, producing the protein MTIELPELKTLTFQECEPGIGILRLNRPDRMNSQTVTMFREYLAVGRVLRDSRLRALIITGAGDRAFCAGFDLDEVHQITEMPVPEFLSFVETATGGIKALRELPFPVIAAIHGPATGGGLALALAADIRLAAPTLKMSVAFVQVGLSVGELGTSYQLTRLVGPALAAELSYTGRVVEAEEAARVGLVNRIVAADRLLDEAIELARRIAGNSPGGIRMSKRAIQRNMEIGSYEAALELENRGQALLTRTEDMPEALAAFKQKRRPEFRGR; encoded by the coding sequence ATGACCATCGAGCTGCCGGAACTGAAGACCCTTACCTTCCAGGAGTGCGAACCGGGGATCGGGATCCTGCGCCTGAACCGTCCGGACCGGATGAACTCGCAGACGGTGACGATGTTCCGCGAGTACCTCGCGGTCGGCCGCGTGCTGCGCGACAGCCGGTTGCGGGCGCTCATCATCACCGGCGCAGGTGACCGCGCGTTCTGTGCGGGGTTCGATCTCGACGAGGTGCACCAGATCACCGAGATGCCGGTGCCGGAGTTCCTGAGCTTCGTCGAGACCGCCACCGGCGGGATCAAGGCGCTGCGGGAACTGCCGTTCCCGGTGATCGCGGCGATCCACGGCCCGGCCACCGGGGGCGGGCTGGCCCTGGCGCTGGCCGCCGACATCCGGCTTGCCGCACCGACGTTGAAGATGAGTGTCGCGTTCGTGCAGGTCGGTCTGTCGGTTGGGGAGCTCGGTACCTCCTACCAGCTCACCCGGTTGGTCGGCCCGGCTCTGGCCGCCGAGCTGTCCTACACCGGGCGCGTCGTCGAGGCTGAGGAGGCGGCCCGCGTCGGCCTGGTCAACCGGATCGTGGCCGCCGATCGACTCCTCGACGAGGCGATCGAGCTGGCACGCCGGATAGCCGGGAACTCCCCGGGCGGGATCCGGATGTCCAAACGCGCCATCCAGCGCAACATGGAGATCGGTTCCTACGAGGCCGCACTGGAGTTGGAGAACCGCGGCCAGGCACTGCTCACCCGCACCGAGGACATGCCGGAGGCGCTCGCGGCATTCAAACAGAAGCGCCGGCCGGAGTTCCGGGGGCGGTGA